Proteins encoded together in one Triticum dicoccoides isolate Atlit2015 ecotype Zavitan chromosome 7B, WEW_v2.0, whole genome shotgun sequence window:
- the LOC119340556 gene encoding achilleol B synthase-like isoform X3, which produces MFIMPILIFALHVTGSLNTVLSTEHRREICRYIYNHQNEDGGWGTSVLGPSSMFGSCLNYVTLRLLDEVDNDALTAGRTWILSRGSAAAIPQWGKIWLSVIGLYEWSGNNAIIPELWLVPHFLPIHPGRFWCFCRLIYMPMSYLYGKKFVGPITPRILEIREELYSAPYHEINWNKARDTCAKEDLRYPRSWLQNVIWTCINNVVEPVLNCWPVNKLRDTALKNLMKHIHYEDESTKYIGICPINKALDMICCWSDDPNSDALKMHLPRIYDYLWLAEDGMKAQVYDGCQSWETAIIVQAYCSTDIVNEFGPTLRKAHEFIKSSQILENHPHSETYYRHRSKGSWTLSAADNGWSVSDCTAEALQALLLLSKISPNLVGDRIKEERLDDAVDCLLSFMNKDSTFSTYECKRTTSLLEVLNPSESFLNIIVDYPSVECTSSVLQAFIMFRELYPGYREEEIGKCIKNASKFIENSQRKDGSWVGSWGVCFTYGTLFAVKGLIASGKIYENSSSIRKACDFLLSKQLSTGGWGETYLSSETESYVNATSPHAVNTAWAMLALIYAGQVERDPTPLYHAAKELINMQLETGEFPQQEHVGSFNSSFYFSYPNYSNLFPIWALGELRCRLLGKSRNQ; this is translated from the exons ATATTTGCTCTACATGTTACTGGATCACTCAATACTGTCCTATCAACCGAACATCGACGCGAGATATGTCGCTATATCTACAACCATCAG AATGAAGATGGTGGCTGGGGCACATCAGTGTTGGGGCCGAGCAGCATGTTTGGATCATGCTTGAACTATGTTACCTTGAGGCTTCTTGACGAGGTGGACAATGATGCCTTGACTGCAGGACGCACTTGGATTCTATCACGTGGAAGTGCAGCTGCGATACCACAATGGGGAAAGATATGGCTCTCG GTGATTGGTTTGTATGAATGGTCCGGAAATAATGCGATCATTCCTGAACTATGGCTTGTCCCACATTTTCTTCCAATTCATCCAG GACGATTCTGGTGCTTTTGCCGGTTGATTTATATGCCAATGTCTTACCTCTATGGTAAAAAATTTGTTGGCCCAATTACACCAAGAATATTGGAAATAAGAGAGGAGCTCTATAGTGCACCATACCATGAGATCAATTGGAATAAAGCACGTGATACTTGTGCCAAG GAAGATCTTCGCTATCCACGGTCATGGTTACAGAATGTTATTTGGACATGTATCAATAACGTTGTGGAACCAGTTTTGAATTGCTGGCCAGTTAATAAGTTAAGAGATACAGCATTGAAGAACCTCATGAAACATAttcattatgaagatgaaagtacTAAATATATCGGTATATGCCCGATTAACAAG GCACTAGATATGATTTGTTGTTGGAGCGATGATCCAAATTCAGACGCATTGAAGATGCATCTTCCAAGGATCTATGATTACTTATGGCTTGCAGAGGATGGCATGAAAGCACAG GTCTACGATGGTTGTCAAAGCTGGGAGACAGCTATTATTGTTCAAGCCTATTGCTCAACAGACATCGTTAATGAGTTTGGTCCAACACTTCGGAAAGCACATGAGTTCATTAAAAGTTCACAG ATTCTTGAGAACCATCCTCACAGTGAAACTTATTACCGCCATAGATCGAAAGGTTCATGGACACTTTCAGCAGCAGATAATGGTTGGTCTGTATCAGATTGTACTGCAGAAGCACTTCAG GCATTATTGCTGCTGTCAAAGATCTCTCCTAATCTTGTGGGAGATCGCATAAAAGAAGAAAGGTTGGACGATGCAGTGGATTGCTTACTTTCTTTCATG AACAAAGACAGTACCTTTTCTACATATGAGTGCAAGAGAACTACATCTTTGTTAGAG GTTCTCAACCCTTCCGAGTCTTTTCTGAATATTATTGTCGATTATCC GTCCGTTGAATGCACATCATCGGTGCTTCAGGCCTTTATTATGTTTAGAGAGCTTTACCCGGGGTACCGCGAAGAAGAGATAGGAAAATGCATAAAAAATGCTTCCAAGTTCATTGAAAATAGTCAACGGAAGGATGGCTCATG GGTTGGCAGTTGGGGTGTATGTTTCACTTATGGAACATTATTTGCTGTAAAAGGATTAATTGCTTCTGGAAAAATTTATGAAAATAGTTCCTCCATAAGGAAAGCATGCGACTTTCTGTTGTCAAAGCAGCTAAGTACAGGTGGATGGGGAGAGACTTATCTTTCTAGCGAAACTGAG TCTTATGTGAACGCTACTAGTCCGCATGCAGTCAACACTGCTTGGGCAATGTTGGCTTTAATTTATGCTGGGCAG GTTGAAAGAGATCCCACACCACTATATCATGCTGCAAAAGAATTGATCAATATGCAGTTAGAGACGGGAGAGTTTCCCCAGCAA GAACATGTTGGAAGCTTCAACAGCTCCTTCTACTTCAGTTACCCCAACTACAGCAACTTATTCCCCATCTGGGCTCTTGGAGAGTTGCGCTGCCGACTGCTAGGAAAGAGCCGAAACCAGTGA